Part of the Bacillota bacterium genome is shown below.
ACGAGTATTTGGATAAGATGCAAGACAGGGTGGTAGAATTTGTTTGTCGCAATGCTGATATCAGCAGGGAGTACTTTCGGGAACTTATGTTCAGAACCGGTGAGTTGGCCCGGGACATTGGCACTGTGCTTGTGGGCGCGGACGCTGTCAAAGCCCGCCTAATTGATGAGGTAGGCGGATTAGGGGCAGCCATTAGCAAATTGAAAGAAAGTATCGGAACTGACGGTTCGGTGCAGGAGGGGTAAAATGTTGCTCTATACACCGGTTGACGCCGAAAGGGTTTTGGAGAATCTCGACAAAGAGCGCCAGCCGTTTAAAGAACTGACATTGGCCAATGGTGTTTCCTTATTGGTAGAACCGGTGGAGGGCGGCTTGCGCATAGAGCGGGTGCTCAGCGGTAATTGTAACGCCTATCTACTCAACGAATACCAGCCGGGCCAGGTGCTAAAAATGCCCTGACCGGCTTTTATTCTGTCATTTTTTTCTGGGCTATGCTATCATCAGTAGCAGGAGGGATGGAAATGGACTTGTTAAACGCAATAATAATTGGCATAATTCAAGGGCTCACCGAGTTTCTGCCCGTCAGCAGTTCCGGGCATTTGGTAATCGCTCAGCGTTTACTGGGTGTAGAAATGCCTGGTCTTACGTTTGAGATCTTTTTACATTTTGGCACGCTTATTTCTGTGTTTTGGGTGTTTCGAGAGCGAATTGCTGCCATTTTTATGAGTGTAGTCTCTCTGCTTTCACCGCGACAATGGGACCGCTTCCAAACCAGCGAAAACCGTCGGTTTTTATTTCTGCTGATTGTCGGCAGTATACCAACGGCTCTTATTGCGCTTTTTGCTCGGGATATGGTGGAGGAGGCATTTGCCAGCACCCGCATGGTGGGGTATTCTTTGATTGTCACTGGCGCATTGCTATGGGTGGCTGATGTGCTCCCTGGGGGCAATAAGGACATAAACAAAACCAGAGTTAGTGATGTATTGCTCATTGGTGTGTTTCAAGGGCTGGCAGTGCTGCCTGGGATTTCCCGCTCAGGTTCTACTATCAGTGGCGCCCTGTTTCGCCGGCTAGACAAACGCACCGCTGCAGAATATTCTTTTTTGCTGTCGGTGCCGGCGATTGGCGGTGCAACAGTATTAGAGCTAATCACAGTACTAAGAGACGGAACATTTGCCGGCAATTGGTTGTTTTTTGCAACGGGCGTTCTCGTGGCGGCAT
Proteins encoded:
- a CDS encoding undecaprenyl-diphosphate phosphatase; translated protein: MLSSVAGGMEMDLLNAIIIGIIQGLTEFLPVSSSGHLVIAQRLLGVEMPGLTFEIFLHFGTLISVFWVFRERIAAIFMSVVSLLSPRQWDRFQTSENRRFLFLLIVGSIPTALIALFARDMVEEAFASTRMVGYSLIVTGALLWVADVLPGGNKDINKTRVSDVLLIGVFQGLAVLPGISRSGSTISGALFRRLDKRTAAEYSFLLSVPAIGGATVLELITVLRDGTFAGNWLFFATGVLVAALSGIFAIRVFLSVLVKNRLRWFGLYCWAMALVAIFIL